The genomic window TTAATAAAGGCTTTATCTGTACACATGCAACCTGGTTTGATACCGTTGATTGCAGCGGGAGATAGAAGCACACACTGTTTATCAGGAGACCAATTGAATATTCTAAGCATGCACATCAAAATGGAAGTTCCACTCATTTAACAGGTTATGAAGTATCTGAAATATTACATGAAGAGCAGAGATCACTGAAGCAGATGACAGATTTATCATCGCTGCCATAACAAGAGTTGTGGATCTGTGCTGTAATGTAACATACATTAAATGGTTAATTATTTAAAAGAGGCAGTTGGTGATATAGTGAAGTTGCATTGAAAGCTGTTGGTACACTGGTTTTCAGGAGTCAATTTCACGTGATCATTTTGGGTGATAACACTCCTAACCACTGGGGGCAGTCAAGTCTACAGTAATGGTTTGCATGGAGGCCTGAGTGCACACATTTCATTGGTTGATGGTGTTTTGTGTGGTGGTGGGGTCTCTGGTTCAGAACTGCTGGAAGTCAAAATAAAGatgaaaggaaaacatttcCCAGGAAAACTACTGTCTACgaatatttcattcattcaaaggAGCAACGCACAGAAGTATCAGAAGCTTGTAGTCATATTTTTCAAAACCAATTCATCATTAACTGAGCCAATTGGATGCAGACGTTGGGATTCAGCGGCGGACAGTAGTCCAGCCATCATCATCTGTCTCGTTCTTAGTGCGACGAGGGTTTTCTTTGTCAGTACGCCAGGTCCTATCTCCCTCAACCTCACGGTCACGCTCCCTTGGCTGGTCCCTGTCCCGTTCTTCCCGCTTATCACCTCCACGGCGCCAGGAGCCTCCTGAGGAAACAAAGCTGCTCATTAGGAAATGTCCAAGCACTGATGTAACATTTTTATAAGAACAACCTGAGTTCAAAAGTTTATTAAATTTGTCTGAACTGGGTATCTTGGCGGGAACACTCAAGCATTAATTAAACAGGTAAATAGTGACATCTGCTGGCTGAAAACGACACTCCACTTAATATACCCAACTGTTTGGAACTACGAGAGTGCTGAAGCGTTAAGAAACACCTATTTTACCATGTAGATCCTGTCAAGATCATTGTGTTAAGATGGCTGCTATAGTGTAATGAGCTTCATTGATCAGAGTATATCTGACAAATCTGAAGCCTGAATGTTGTGCAGAGGTGCTCAGGGTTTTGTTCACCATATCAATAATGTCACAAAtcttaaaaactacagtgtgtgtacagtgtgtaatgGTTATGGTCATTCTTTGTTAACGCTCTGCTTTACCTTCATCCTGCTCTCTGGGTGGGCCTCTCTGTTCATCATCACGGCGGTCTCTATCACGGCGGTCACCACGGCGATCTTCACGGTCACGGCGATCATCTCTGTCACGACGATCATCGCGGCGATCATCACGGTCAGTGTCCTCTCGGCGAGAACTTCTCCAATTGCTACCTTCGTCTGTGCCCGCTCTCCTCCAGGTGTTCTCCTCTCTGAATACAGAGTCCCACCATTAACAACTGCGACAACTCACTAAACAAGTcactgattttcttttattcatttaatgcatttattcAGGTCAGACCCACCTGGGTGGAGGACGGTCCCTGAAGCGGTCACTGGATCTTCcctctccatcatcatcatcctcgtCATCCTGGGCACCACCACGAGGAGGACCCCAGCTCTCCTCCCGGGCTTTCTCCCGCTCACGCCAACCACCTGCAACAGAAGCAAACGCTTGTCACACCGTTGATCAGAAAGTTCTTACATTTAGACACAAAACTGCTGAGCAGCTGAATGACTGAACAAACCAGCGTTCAGttacattttcagacatttataTCATTTGTCAGGAGCTGAATGGCTGCATGTTTACCAGGTCTGCCGAGAGGCTTCCAGGGTTTGGCGTCATCACCACCACGACGGGGTCCGTCATCCATAcctcttcttccacctctgtcaTCGTCTCCTCTCCTGCCCCAGTCATCATCAGCCCCACGCCTGAGACCCCTGGAGTCATCCATGCCTCTACGTGGACCTCGGTCGTCATCAAAGCCACGCCTGGGACCGCGATCATCATCAAAGCCACGCCTTGGGCCACGGTCATCATCGCCACCCCTTCTTGGACCGCGGTCATCATCAAAGCCTCTGCGTGGACCTCGGTCATCATCCATTCCTCTACGTAGAGGACGGTCATCATCACCGCCACGACGTGGACCTCGATCATCATCAAAGCCCCTACGGGGTCCTCTATCATCTCCGCCCCTGCGTGGACCATCTCCTCGCCTGAAGGGCATCTCTCGGTCCTCCCTGTCGTCTCCCTCACGACCCTCTTGTCTCCAGTCCCTACAGAGACAGCACAGGTACCAATAGAGCAGCCACTCATAGTTTGATCAGGTTAACAATAAGCGAGGAGGATTATGTTATGAGTTATCAACACGCACCTGTCAGGCACAGGACGACGCCAGTCTGAATCACCTCCCTCAGTGCgcctcctccatcctccctcctccttctcaccCCAAtcctgtgtaaaaaaaataaaagacattgcACCATTAATCAGGGTCATTCAAAGGTCTGTATGCCTACTTTGCTTCTTCACAACAAGGCACtgtaatataaattaaattatgacCATAAATATGCAAGAACTGTTTTAGCCTGAATCCATTATTCTGCACTTGTTCTTTGAACACATGCAACAATACATTTGGGCTCCCTTTCATCACAGCTTCATATTAGGGAAAAGACAATCAAATGTTCATCCTCTTGTGTTATGTAACTGATGGATAGGCACCATTATCTTGCAACTGATTATACAAAGGTGCAACTTTTGCTTCGAACCTTTCAACTCTGTGTTCAGACAAACTTTGGTTCTCAGCcctttctttcatttgaatgaggTCAGTTCAGTGATGCAGTGGGGGttcaaataaatgcaaacacataTTCCTGGTAGATTATTTGTAATGTTTACCTCACAATTGTTGCAACAAATGGTAAAATCCTGTCTTACAGTATAaaccgctgtgcagtgttttaatgtctgacaagccttcaaactcatggatttgttactcaaactggacttcctagATTGTATTTCATGTCTCACCAACAGCTGAGGCAACAAATCCCCATCAACGTGGACCCCGGCGTTGTTTAAggcagggctgttttcagtctgaacacataCTTTTTTGAAAGTCTCTTGTTCATAGAGTTACTTCTATCCTATGCATCATGATATTATAATTATCCTGAGAAACATAATGATAAAATACTGCACGTTTACTTTTTATTCCCGCGCCTACTTCATACTTATATGAAACATTAACTGAGACTCAACACTTGCACACTCTGACCATAAACTTACAGGCTTGGCTTTCTCCTCTGCAGGgccctttctctcctcttcacgGCGGCGTTCGCGCTCCTCAATCTCCTGCTGACGGGCACGCTGCTTCCGCTCCTGCTCCTCCAGCTTGCGCAGACGCTCCTGGtactccctctcctcctcctctcgctGCTCTTGTTCCAGGCGCTCACGCTCCTCACGCTCTGTgacaaacacaggaaaataaacTTGATGCATTCAAATTACATAAACTCTGACAGAATAAGAGCTACTACAACTTGCTCTGATAATAAAAAAGTGGCACACTTCGCTCCTACAGCTGGTGTGTCCACAATCAGAAAATAGAACCAAGgacttcaataaaaaaaatgaaatttaatgtTCTATTTGCTTCCATCATGTCCAGCTTCACTTGCATGCAAAGTCATGGAGACAAATGGAAATGTACTGCTGGGTGACAACTTTACGACTGAACAATTTAATCACTAATGCCAACTTCACACAATATCCTCCATTTTGCTTGCTGATGCAAAAAGTCAGTTCTCTGTTGCATATGAAATCCCGCCCCTACTTTATCTTGATTGGTTGGCTTATCGCTCACATGTGTAAACAGATATCAATTACCTTTCTTGAGCTGCTCCTCATGGATACGTTgtgcctcttcctctttctggcGGTAGAAAGTGTTACGCCTGTCCTCTTTGCGCTGCCTCTTCCTTTCTTCCAGAcgcttcttcctctcctccaccaAACGCTCCTGGAATGccttcagtttttccttttaagaCAGCAAACTGTATTTGAAAACACTGCTAACTCTTAACATAAGTTGCTGCAGGAACGAAATAGCATCTCTTCTCTTCTTATCTTACCTCATAGATGAAGCTACGGGCAGCAGTGATTTTGGACAAAAAGTTTTCTTTGTCCTCCATCATCCTGGACATACGCTTCTTGTGCTCCAGAGCCTTCTCCCGCTCAACTTTCATGTTACTGATctacaacaaaacaaaccaacaacaaattCTTACATTCTGGATAGTGTGTCAAACttcctttatatatatatatgtttgtagTTTAGATAATTTCTCAAtcagttgggtttttttaataccctctcctcctcctggagCTCCCACAGTTCCATGTCCTTGATGCGCTGCTCCTCATAGGCCTTTTTGATCAGAGGAATTTCCTCAAGCCGTTTTGCCCTCTCAAAGTAGTCAatctggagagaaagagagagagaaaaattaaCATCCAATTCACATGTAGATGACAGATGCTTACACTAATATATCACTCCCTTACCTTCTTCTCCTGGTTCTTCAGACGCTCCTGAagttctttcttctctttctccagcTGCTCCACCTGCTTAGCCATGATGAAGTCAGGATCCAGCTCCTCCAGgtcctgtaaaaaaaagaggcaaagttTCACCTTTTAGACTTTTTACTAACATGACTTATTGCTGCAAAAATTAGTTCAAACTTATGGATCAAGTCGGCTATATTGGCTACATTTTACCTCAATATCAATATCCTTGAAAGCTTTAGCTCCGAGTTCAGTCTTCTTGATTTGCTCCAACCGTTCTCGCACAGTCTTCTTCTTAATCTGCTCATGCTCTTGCATGATGCgttccttctccctctctttggCCTCCTGGCGCAGACGCTCTTCCTCAGCCTTACGGACCTTCTGCATCTCAGCCTCCCGCTGCTCGAGCTCCTCCTTCTCCCGCTGTATGTTGAGACTCTCCAGGCGCTCCTTTCGCTCCTCAATGGTCTGTCTCCTAGCCAGGATACGCTGGTGATCCTTGCgggcatttttcagataggcAGCGATGGCCTGCTGGCTCTGCTCCTCACGTTCTTGCTGAAAAGGGACAAATGGGGTCAAATTGCAATTAAGAGTTGAGGAGTAAAGCAGCGTGGATTATGCCAAAAGCAACTAATTATGAGTGAGACTTCAACAGTGCATGAAGATACAAATATGTGCATGTTAGTACTATGTGTCAGTAAGACGACCGCTAATTCTGGTCATTGATCAGGTGGCTCTGGTCCATTACGAAGCTCAACTCACCAGGATGGAGGCGGGCTTGATGACCTGGATGGCCTTGGCCAAAGAGGCAGACATGGCAGTCAGCTGGTTCCTAATCTGCTCTGAAGGCATGTTCTGCAGGAAGGGACCAACTGGAGCATCCTCTTTGGTTGAGTAGTTCAGGTCAGACCCAAAGCTCAGAGTTCGAGAGGTGTGGTCTATTCGGACCTACAACACAAAAGGTGATGTGAGAAAAATAGTACAACACAGTATGACAAATACTCTTAAGTATTCACATGTATCCTCATAACTGTAATAACACTTGGAATGTGTTGGAATAGTGTTAGCTGTTATGCATTCACAATGCATAATCTCACTGGATCATGACCTTACCTGCAGATCACAGTGCCTGGCAGCATCCACAATGGAGCGCTCCAGCTGGAAGGCGTCCACAAATGGAACCAGGGAGGCCAGACGGCTGAACTCAATGCTCTGATAGATCTGTGCAACCTAATACAACGAACACAGAGAAATTAAAATCAATACCATCACAGTGAAGATGTGATTTGAATTTAAAGCATTTCTAACTGAATAAAAAAGGTTGAATAGAATTACTTGTTGCAGGAGCCGCAAGATGGTGTTGCTCTGCAGGTGAGGGACATACTGCTGGAGGTCAGACTCCTTCTCAGCCTGGTCTCTCACCCAGTTCAGCACCTAGGAGGGGAGTTAAGTTAAGGAGAATtaatctaaaaacaaacaaacaaagaactACTACAAAAAACTACTAGGACTACAAAGATAGATGGTATATTTTCCTTCTTATCAAGCGTGTTGCTGCCAGATTGTTTACCTTGGTCACTCTTCCGCTCAGCTTCAGGGGATGGAAGTCTACCTCAAGCCAGTTGTAAAGTTCCTTCACATCAGGTACCACATACTGCAGCAAGTTAAACCTCACCTGGAATGCACACATTATAGACATACATTTCTCATTACACCTTTGACAAAATATTTATGAACAGATAATTTTACAAAGTCAGGTGTAAGCTTTGATTTTCCTTGATAGGAAATGAGTTTGTATTTAATATAAGAAAGTATTCAGTAGCAGTATTGAAACCTAAAACACTTTAAGTTCCTTTCTCATGCTCATGACATACCATGTCATTGATGAGACTTTGGCGGGTTGGTGGAGATTGCAGGCCCAGAAGAGTTGCCAGCCGGCGGTGTTTCTCCACAATGATACCATCCATATCCAGCAGCCGAGCAATATCAGTGCGCTCAGGGGTGATGGGAATAGACAAAGTGGCAAGGAGGACTCTGGTGGACATCCTAAAGACGGAAGGTCAGCGTTATTAACCATCTGTTCTCTGCCAGAGTAAATCATGTGCACTATTGTACAGGTAATGAATACGATACCTCTGCATCTCCTCTTGGGTGAGATTCTTACGCATCTCCCTGGAGAGATGATAGAGCCGGTGGAGGGTGCAGGCGTGGAAAAGAGCATTTCCAGATTTCCAGAACACAGTGGACACCTTGTTGTAGTAGTTGGCCATTAGCTGGGGTTTGGGGGGCTTCTTCGAAAGAGCAAACAGGCCATGGATGTCCTCAACAGCCTTAAAGGCTTCCTGGAAAGAGAAACAATAATTGTATCATTACATGCATCTTCAATTTTATTAATTCTAACACCAGAAGACATTAGAAGTACCATACTAGTGCACAGTCTTTATTCAAGTCTTTCACTACTTATTTTGTATTACTGCTGACTATTTTCCAAAGCATTTCctaacattttttatatattcatactTGTAGTAAAAAGGCTGAGAGATGTGAACACGCTGGTATGGTCAGTTAAGAGACTCAGTATTCAGTGAACAGACCTGCCAGAGCTCCATACTTATGGCGCTGTCCAGTTGCACCAGACGTGTCTCCAGGTGCATGGACTGGCTTTCAGGGTTGTTCAGGTTGATGGCGGTGCTCTGATTGTGGTGTCGCTGGATCTGACCCAGATGCATACGCAGGTTGTCACACAGCTTGCGAAACTCAGCTTTGCGGGTGTACTGAAGGCAGAACTTGAATGCTGCAGAGAAGACGACCAGACATTAATTAAAGCATTTTGTATGTGACATTCAACACCTAATTTCCTGCTCAACTGTTGTTTGAGTCGAGGGAAATGGTAAATGGGAATAATTATTCTGTAAATTAGCcttgttatttactgtattactttaatgttatttactgtattactttaatattatttactgtatttctttaaTGACTCAATAGAAGAAAAAGATACATTTATGATGAAATTTTAGCCTACAACATTAATGTACACATATTCTAAAATGAATTGTGACACTAACACTAATAAATCTAAAATAGTGCCACTGCCATGTAGAATATGTGTTATTGATCAGTAACATCTGTCAACAAGATAAACTAAATGATAGATGGGTATTAAGTGTGTCACTACCTTGCTGGGCAATGTCATGGTACAGCCGCTCCACCTTGGAGTTGTTTCGCAGCAGGTCCAGGCACTGGCGGTAGGACTCCCACAGGAACTTCACCCAAGGAGTGAGCAGCAGACGATCAGTACGATCCTGAGTGTCCTCTCCACTCACAGCACTCAGAAGCACACTGAAGTCACACAACAGGATCAACGTCAGTAACccgcacacatacaaaacaagcACCTGCAAACCATCTTGTATCATCAGCTGCACCATAACTGATATTGTACTGTCATGTTA from Thunnus maccoyii chromosome 14, fThuMac1.1, whole genome shotgun sequence includes these protein-coding regions:
- the eif3s10 gene encoding eukaryotic translation initiation factor 3 subunit A — encoded protein: MPAYFQRPENALKRANEFLEVGKKQPALDVLYDVIKSKKHRTWQKIHEPIMLKYLELCVDLRKSHLAKEGLYQYKNICQQVNIKSLEDVVRAYLKLAEEKTETAKEESQQMVLDIEDLDNIQTPESVLLSAVSGEDTQDRTDRLLLTPWVKFLWESYRQCLDLLRNNSKVERLYHDIAQQAFKFCLQYTRKAEFRKLCDNLRMHLGQIQRHHNQSTAINLNNPESQSMHLETRLVQLDSAISMELWQEAFKAVEDIHGLFALSKKPPKPQLMANYYNKVSTVFWKSGNALFHACTLHRLYHLSREMRKNLTQEEMQRMSTRVLLATLSIPITPERTDIARLLDMDGIIVEKHRRLATLLGLQSPPTRQSLINDMVRFNLLQYVVPDVKELYNWLEVDFHPLKLSGRVTKVLNWVRDQAEKESDLQQYVPHLQSNTILRLLQQVAQIYQSIEFSRLASLVPFVDAFQLERSIVDAARHCDLQVRIDHTSRTLSFGSDLNYSTKEDAPVGPFLQNMPSEQIRNQLTAMSASLAKAIQVIKPASILQEREEQSQQAIAAYLKNARKDHQRILARRQTIEERKERLESLNIQREKEELEQREAEMQKVRKAEEERLRQEAKEREKERIMQEHEQIKKKTVRERLEQIKKTELGAKAFKDIDIEDLEELDPDFIMAKQVEQLEKEKKELQERLKNQEKKIDYFERAKRLEEIPLIKKAYEEQRIKDMELWELQEEERISNMKVEREKALEHKKRMSRMMEDKENFLSKITAARSFIYEEKLKAFQERLVEERKKRLEERKRQRKEDRRNTFYRQKEEEAQRIHEEQLKKEREERERLEQEQREEEEREYQERLRKLEEQERKQRARQQEIEERERRREEERKGPAEEKAKPDWGEKEEGGWRRRTEGGDSDWRRPVPDRDWRQEGREGDDREDREMPFRRGDGPRRGGDDRGPRRGFDDDRGPRRGGDDDRPLRRGMDDDRGPRRGFDDDRGPRRGGDDDRGPRRGFDDDRGPRRGFDDDRGPRRGMDDSRGLRRGADDDWGRRGDDDRGGRRGMDDGPRRGGDDAKPWKPLGRPGGWREREKAREESWGPPRGGAQDDEDDDDGEGRSSDRFRDRPPPREENTWRRAGTDEGSNWRSSRREDTDRDDRRDDRRDRDDRRDREDRRGDRRDRDRRDDEQRGPPREQDEGGSWRRGGDKREERDRDQPRERDREVEGDRTWRTDKENPRRTKNETDDDGWTTVRR